The following is a genomic window from Parus major isolate Abel chromosome 14, Parus_major1.1, whole genome shotgun sequence.
TCTTTGGCCAagcttgggtttgttttttcacatcAGTTTGGGATAAAAAGGCAGAATCCCAACAAGCAGTTGGGGTTTAAAGGATTCATGGAGCCAGGATCCTGCTTGGGCAAAGCAGCCTGGAGCAAGGAAGAGGTCTCACCCCAAATTtagcagctgggagggagagaAGCACAATTCAAATTCCCCAAATAGcaaatttttaaagcataaaacaAGCAGGCTTCAGagatatttacatttattttatttcacagacaCAAATGTATAAAATTCAAACAACACAAACACCTCACACTAATGCTGGTTGGGGGTGTCAGGGATGTCCTTTGTCCCCNNNNNNNNNNNNNNNNNNNNNNNNNNNNNNNNNNNNNNNNNNNNNNNNNNNNNNNNNNNNNNNNNNNNNNNNNNNNNNNNNNNNNNNNNNNNNNNNNNNNNNNNNNNNNNNNNNNNNNNNNNNNNNNNNNNNNNNNNNNNNNNNNNNNNNNNNNNNNNNNNNNNNNNNNNNNNTGGGGGTGTCAGGGATGTCCTttgtcccctccccagggacacTAATGCTGGTTGGGGGTGTCAGGGATGTCCTttgtcccctccccagggccCCCAGTGCCAGCCGGGGGTGTCAGGGCTGCTCGGGGAGCCGATTGCTGCACAGCACGCTTGGTCACGGTGCTGCAGCGCTGCAGGATCTCGTGGGCCGAGGGACGGGCTGgcaccttggggacacctgtGGCCAGCTCAGGGTCAGTGAGGGATGAGCTGAGCTCGGCTGTGGGGGACTCCACGAAGCCGGAGTCGTTCCTGTCCCTGGCGCTGAGGCGCGGGGATTTGCTGCCGAGCGCGGCCAGGCCGTGGCTCGGGGCAGGAGAGCTCCTGGCCTGCTCCACCTCGGGCAGCGACCGCGACAAGTCGGCTTTCCAGGCCAGCCGGGCGTCCCCATCACTGCTGCTCGCTGAGCTCAGGGAGGAGCTGTccaaatccagctctggagtggagctggccctgggcagggagcgGGATCTGCCTCTCGGGGAGCCGCAGCGCTGCTcgccggccgggccgggccggggcccCGCTGCTCGCTGCAGGGTCGCTGTGGCGGCCTTGGGGCCACAGCTCAGGATGGTCTGGAGCTTGTGGTGAGGGTTCTGGTAGGGCCGCAGGAACAGCGAGGGCATGTAGCCAGTGCAGCCGTTGTACctgagggcagggatggaaagAACACTGAGCAAAGCCTTCCAGCTAAGGGGAGGGAGCACTTGGGGAAGCGGCTCCTTGCTGTACGTGGGGTGTGAGGAGGGGGAAAGCGTCCCCAGGCGAGGACATCCAGCTCGGGGGGCTCCTGTGAGTCCCACACGGGGAGGAACAGCAAGGAACCAGGACTTTGGGAAAGGCTCCTCACCGGATCAGCCACCAGCCATTGTGGGATCTCCTGAGCACCTCCACGACCACCCCCTGGTTCAGCGAGAGCTCGTCTGCGTTCTGAGCCTCGTAGGCCTGCACCACAAAGTAcaggctgcctgcagagagagggagaggttGGATTTGCCTTGTGGAGAAAATGATCTGATCCCTGTGAGAgaccagcccagctgcagggcagctgtcCCTGAGAGAGCTCAGGGACCCTAATCTGATCCATGGAAGTTGGATGTAAAGAAGTTTTTTACAAAAAGGCTGGGCAGGCcctggaagaggttgcccagagaagctgtggctgcccctggatctgTGGAAGTGCCCACAAGTGGATGGGGCTTGGatcagcctgggacagtggaaggtaTTGGGGTTGGAACTGGAAGGGCTTTAAGCTCTctgccaacccaaaccatgaTTCCATGACCCACGGGTGGTGACAGAGCCAACCAGAAGAGTCAGAGGTCCAGGCAGGGTCTCCAGGCAGTGATAAAGTGGTGGGGTTTTGGAGAACTCATGTTTTGAAGGAGGAACAGACTTACCCTCCTCATCTGAGCTGAAGTCATTCTGGATGTCCTCACAGGCATCGAGCTCTTCCAGGTACGAGGCTGGGAACCAGGCTATCTGCTTGTCTGCATTTTCCACCAGCCACCAGCctacaaagaggaaaaacaccCAGATTTTGACAGCCTGCAAGTCAAGACATGACAATAATCTCTGGGCAGGGGACACAAGAGACAGGAGGGACATTCACTGTCCCCCAGGTAAACACACATGTGCAAACACCCGAACCCCTGTCACTACCTCAGCATTTGCCCAGCTATGAATCCATCTGCTCATCCACCCCTGACACCAAATCCTCTCAAACCTACCAGTCATGTCCTGGATTAGCACTTCCACAATCTCCTTCTGAGCCACTCTGAAGGGTTTGTTCTTTGTGTCTTTGGTTTCAAAGGCCTCGATGCAGCGGTAGCTCTGCGACGCCTGAGGGAGGGTgatggagaggggctgggggttcTTCTCCCTTCTGAATACTGATGGCATGATCACAACACTGAAAAGTAAAGGGGCATGTCAAAAACTCATGTGAAAGGTTGAGTTTAGTACTGATTTTGGTAAAATCGTTTCTGCAGTAGGCTGAGAAAAGCTTCAGgcatcagaaataaaatgaaccTGGATTGAAGCATCCAGCTGAACTGGCCTGAAGTGGAACTGgtgtttcccttctctccatATCCCATAGCATTGCTGTTtcatgaacaaacaaaaaaatgcaactcATATTTCATACCTGTTTTCAGGAAAGGAGGGATCGAGGTCTTGAGTCTGTGCCTTGAAAAACTGATTCACGTCTTCACCCCGGGAGATTTTCACATCGgttttcagcagctcctgggaataCGTTTCCAGCAGTTTCAGGATCTCCAGGCACCTGTTCAGCTTCCCACCCTTTCTCTGCTGCATAGTTATACCTTCAAAATAACAAGGGCACAGTTAGGATAGGACAGCAATGGATCTGGatccctgggagcagcattttttcccctgaacaAAGGGGTGCCCTCACCCACCACACTTCCTGCCCAAGCACAGAGTCACTGTCCTTGCCTCCCTGTCATTTTTAACAGCTCTTGATACGATTTTTTAACATctaaaatttctccttttttccccccatgtaAAGTTTCAAGAAGCTCTAGGTCAATATTTGAAGAGTAGCATTAATTTGCCAGGTGCAGCTattattaaaaaagcatttctgtgtcatttcAAGTCTGTACTAGACCCAAACATGCTGATGTGACCCAGTGGAgccatggcaggagcaggactgaGCCCCAGATCTGTTGCAGAGGAAGGTCAGACTCGGAGGCTTCAGTCTGTGTCATGGCTCACGACTGTCCCTGATCACTCTTCATTTGTTGGTCCATCAGAGATTTGTCCTTACCTTTAAACCTGGGTAAACTCCTCAGTGACCCACTCTCAGTGGGGAATTTTCTCTTCAGCTCTTTctaaaagaaaggagaagaagaaaacagtgattCCTCACAGCCCATGGCTGGGCTCCTTCCCATCCCCAGGATGGGAATTGTGGAATCTGAGGAATTGAAAAGTCACTTACATAGAATTTCTTAAAGTCTTCAAATGTCCTGTAGATGAGAATGTTGTTCTGATCTGACCAGGACACAAACATCATGTAgttctgggagaagaaaagggaaaagaaaagcagtttaatCACAATGTTCAATTTTGGAGGCTTTCAGGCAATCAGCATTTGCTGTGGTTTAGTTGAGGCTTTTAAtgtcacattaaaaaattaaatattaaaccTACAAGaatatttccttaatttcaTAACCCCAAATGGATAATCAGTGTTGAAAACAGGAGAATTTTATGGTGCTGtgacagaaagaaagcaaaacacaagCTATTGGAGCCCATTAAAAAACAAGTCCCCGTGTCCGAGACCCCTCGGCTCCAATCCCAATACTACAGGAAATAATCAAACATATCCCTGGAAGAATAACTCCAAATCCTTTAGCCTCCCAATCTGTAAATGATATTtaaggaacaaaacaaagccaaaacaaaagaataaaaagataaattaccttctgttttctgcacagCATGAAGCCGACAGCCTTGACATCCACGGGGTACCTATTGCAGCTCATGTTCCCCAGCGCTGCTCTCCTTGGCAGGGAGCCGGAGGGATGTGAGAGGGAAGGATgagagctggagggagcagagatgctgctccagccctgcctgccgAGGTTAAATaccctggagcaggaggcagggcAGAGATGTTCCCGAGCTTCCTCCTCCGCCCAGCCACCGGGCAGAAATTCCGTGATTTAGCAAACTACCGCGTACCTTTTACCTTTCCCCCCGCTTTTAACATGCAAATGTTGCCGGCTGCAGGCGGGacacagggaggaaaaacacattattttatcACATCCTTAGCAAGCAGTGCCGGGAAGGGAGGGATGGGTGCCAGGGATGTTTGGTTAGAGGAGGTCAcaggggcagcagcacctgccccgAGATATTTCCGGGACACACGTGAGGATTTTATGGCTGTATTGCTCGGGCTGAGCTCACTCTGGCCCCAAAAACTGATTTAGAACACGAGCTGTAAAACACAGATAAACACAGGCATCATTTAACGTGAGTAATATttgatgcaaatattttttttcctgttttgtccCTCCTGCTGAGTTACTTTAAATAGACTTCTGAGCGTTTTATCAATATCTCCACGGAGATGCCGATGTTATGAACAGACACATCCCCAGGATGTAACTAAAAGACTGAAAGCTCCTCAGGTGTAAATATGTGATGGGAATTCAGCTCTGACTGCTCTGCCCTGCATCCGTCCAGGTGTCCAAaccctcccagggcagctccactgcccagaggcacagcaggagagacAATTCCAGCCTTGGACAGCCTGGCCTCTCCCTGAACCCTGTGATCAAACCGCCTCTTCTTTGATAAAGCCTCAATTGAACCATTGTGGCCATAATTATctttatcattatcattattgGAACCCAAACTGAGAGGCTCAGCCGTGCCTCCCTTTCATTTCCCAGCTACACCTGGTGTCTCAAACCCTCAGCAACAGCTACAGGGGATTTTTCATCCATCAAACCCTCCACCCCAGAACTGGAACAGGAAGCCAAACCAGATTCCTTCTGGAAAATACAGTCAGGAAACTCTTGGCTTGTGTTCCACGGGCACAGGAGGCTGCTCCCACACAGCAGGGTGGCAGTTTCTGAGGACAAAGAAAGAGGGTTTATTGCAGTTGGATTTATTGATGCTGGGTATCTGGGCTGtattaaaaagggaaagttaTCCAAAGAGGACTTTGGTTTGGTGTGGGTTTTGGAGAGAAAATCTCTCCAACAGCATCTCCAAGGCGTTTCCTGGCTGAGGAAGCcacacaggagctgccctgTGGAAAAGGGAtgtggagcagctccctgccctccacAGCCCTGGAATCAGACCCTCCATCCCTCTGTTACAAAGGCTCCAGCCAGAGCACATGCTGGTAAATCTCCCCAGATCAAAAACTGAGGATTTTATGGACAGAGAGGAAATCACTTCATCCAGCAGATTTATTTAGAAAGCCCCAGTCTCTCAGGTGCCAAAACCCTTTGCTGACTCCATGTCCTCAAACCTGCACTCCTTGGCTTCTCCTTGGCAGCCAAGCCAGGGCCAAGCTCACCCTCACGTGTGGCTCTTGGAAATATCTGGGACCAAGACTCCCAGTGAAGCACTGGGCTTGGTTTCCTGGCTCAGAGCAAACACAAATCACAAAGTATTTTCAAGAATGTAAAAGTTGGAACATGTTTATCCTGATTGGGAAAAGCCAAAGACAAGGAAAGCcttggaggggctgcaggacaaGGACTGGGGAGGCTCAGAGAGCACCATCTGTGGATGCCATAAAAAACAGAAGAGTAGGAAACAGCCTTGgtcaaaagctttgctgtgtTTCATCATTCTTAGGGAGTTCATGCAGAAAAGGGGTGTGGAAAACATCTAATGGAATGTTACAACAGGAAGGTGAAGCTACACAGGGGTTTACAAGTCACCTGAGGCAGAAGGAGCAGCCATGCAGTTTGGAGAGCTGATCTTCTGGAAAAGATTGGACTGACTGGGAGATTACTGGTGATAGTAGCGTTGTATAAAACCAAATATGAGCAAAACTGCTCAAAACTCAAGAATTGGTTattgagaaaatgttttatggAAGTGAAGGTTACTGTGACACAGAACTGaggtgcagggagggaggagaaaagccTGGCACTCCTCTGAGACACCAGAACCTCTGGAGTCACCTGGAGGGCtcagtcccagctctgcagcttccacAGCAGCATCAGTCCCCTGGCAGTGAAGAGTGTGATGTCACTAAACTGCTCCAGAATGACCTCAGGAGCCACATCACATCTGCAGTGACACCACCTACAAACCAGGAGGCTGGGCCAGGTGGCCTTGGATGGACACAGTGCTCCTCAAAgctctccacagctccagggctgctcctgttGGGAAGGATGGGTAACCCACCAGCAGAGGCCATAATTCCACTTCTGTGCTGGATGCATCTGAACTCataaaaaacaagacaaatatTGTTTTTCTGACATGATCAACTTTACTTTGTGTCTTCTACAGCTTCCGTGTCATCCTGGCATAAATCAGTGCCTCCTCGTGGGTAATAATTAATGGTAGGACAGGAGAGGTCTGCCCAGAAAAAGTGAGCCTCAGCAA
Proteins encoded in this region:
- the NOXO1 gene encoding NADPH oxidase organizer 1 — encoded protein: MMFVSWSDQNNILIYRTFEDFKKFYKELKRKFPTESGSLRSLPRFKGITMQQRKGGKLNRCLEILKLLETYSQELLKTDVKISRGEDVNQFFKAQTQDLDPSFPENSVVIMPSVFRREKNPQPLSITLPQASQSYRCIEAFETKDTKNKPFRVAQKEIVEVLIQDMTGWWLVENADKQIAWFPASYLEELDACEDIQNDFSSDEEGSLYFVVQAYEAQNADELSLNQGVVVEVLRRSHNGWWLIRYNGCTGYMPSLFLRPYQNPHHKLQTILSCGPKAATATLQRAAGPRPGPAGEQRCGSPRGRSRSLPRASSTPELDLDSSSLSSASSSDGDARLAWKADLSRSLPEVEQARSSPAPSHGLAALGSKSPRLSARDRNDSGFVESPTAELSSSLTDPELATGVPKVPARPSAHEILQRCSTVTKRAVQQSAPRAALTPPAGTGGPGEGTKDIPDTPNQH